The following proteins are encoded in a genomic region of Sneathiella marina:
- a CDS encoding acyclic terpene utilization AtuA family protein, translating to MSKKTLKIGGASGYWGDSDIAVPQLLKQGDLDYLVFDYLAEITMSIMARAIAKDPDLGYATDFVSGALKQNLKEISRQGIKVISNAGGMNPQACAKAVQALIDELQLGLKVATVLGDNLLSRKEELQASNVKEMFSGECFPEPETVASINAYLGAFPIAEALNQGADIVITGRCVDSAVTLGACIHEFGWSRNDYDALSGGSLAGHILECGPQATGGNYTDWEEMADSLHDAGYPIADISKDGAFVVGKPDNSGGAVTTGTVGEQMLYEIGDPQAYILPDVICDFSQVELIQLGNNRVSVTGAKGRAAPANYKASATFYDGWRIATVWFFIGENAAAKARSFADATLQRARNKLRAQNIADFDEVLTEVMGDESHYGAAAKNTGSREVTLKIAVKHQDPQSTSLVLKEGSGLALAAPPGLALFSGSRPKPSPVVRLFSLLIAKKDVPVSVCLNGETHTVNEMDSDAIDTNQTCIPEQPETNLPELTLSMQKVPLIKLALGRSGDKGNKANIGIFPRSAEFAPWIWQVLTSQEIAERFSHFLQTPKENSVDRYFLPGTNAMNFVLHDVLGGGGIASLRNDPQGKCYAQILLQTPIPIPSTLAETLS from the coding sequence ATGAGCAAAAAAACCTTGAAAATTGGAGGTGCTAGTGGATATTGGGGCGATTCCGATATCGCGGTACCGCAGTTGCTCAAACAGGGGGACCTTGACTACCTGGTTTTCGACTATTTGGCGGAAATTACGATGTCGATTATGGCGAGAGCAATTGCCAAAGACCCAGACCTTGGCTATGCCACAGACTTCGTCTCCGGCGCTCTTAAACAAAATCTGAAGGAAATTTCTCGTCAGGGTATCAAAGTTATCTCCAATGCTGGTGGGATGAACCCGCAGGCATGCGCAAAGGCAGTTCAAGCACTGATAGATGAATTACAACTTGGTTTAAAAGTCGCAACGGTTTTGGGAGATAATCTCCTCAGCCGCAAAGAAGAATTGCAAGCGTCAAATGTAAAGGAAATGTTTTCCGGTGAATGTTTTCCGGAGCCAGAGACAGTCGCTAGTATAAACGCCTATCTTGGCGCTTTTCCGATCGCGGAAGCATTAAACCAGGGAGCCGATATTGTTATCACAGGCCGATGCGTTGACAGCGCTGTAACGCTTGGCGCTTGTATTCACGAATTTGGCTGGTCACGAAACGATTATGACGCATTGTCTGGCGGTAGCCTCGCCGGCCATATTCTGGAATGCGGACCGCAGGCCACAGGCGGAAACTACACCGATTGGGAAGAGATGGCGGACTCTCTTCATGATGCGGGCTATCCGATTGCAGACATATCCAAGGATGGCGCCTTCGTTGTCGGTAAACCAGATAACAGTGGTGGCGCAGTGACAACCGGAACGGTGGGTGAGCAAATGCTTTATGAAATTGGCGATCCCCAAGCCTATATTTTGCCCGATGTAATCTGTGATTTTTCCCAAGTAGAACTTATACAGCTGGGTAATAACAGGGTATCGGTGACCGGTGCAAAAGGTAGGGCGGCGCCAGCCAATTACAAGGCAAGTGCGACCTTCTACGATGGCTGGCGTATTGCAACGGTGTGGTTTTTCATAGGAGAAAATGCCGCGGCAAAAGCACGAAGTTTCGCAGATGCCACCCTCCAGCGCGCGCGCAATAAACTACGTGCTCAAAACATCGCTGATTTTGACGAAGTCTTGACTGAAGTGATGGGAGATGAAAGTCATTACGGTGCTGCAGCTAAAAACACTGGATCACGGGAAGTCACACTCAAAATTGCGGTTAAGCATCAGGATCCACAATCGACGTCACTGGTGTTGAAAGAAGGCTCTGGCTTAGCATTGGCAGCACCGCCCGGCCTAGCACTCTTTTCAGGAAGCAGACCGAAGCCGTCACCGGTCGTTCGACTTTTTTCTCTATTGATTGCGAAAAAAGATGTTCCTGTTTCAGTTTGTCTCAACGGTGAGACACATACTGTCAACGAGATGGATAGTGATGCAATTGATACTAATCAAACCTGTATACCTGAACAGCCTGAGACCAACCTTCCAGAACTTACCCTTTCAATGCAAAAGGTACCTCTTATAAAACTAGCTTTGGGGCGATCCGGCGATAAGGGAAACAAAGCCAATATTGGCATCTTTCCTCGTTCAGCGGAATTCGCTCCATGGATTTGGCAGGTGCTAACAAGTCAGGAAATCGCGGAACGTTTTTCACACTTTCTCCAGACACCCAAAGAAAACTCGGTGGATCGCTATTTTTTACCTGGTACTAACGCCATGAATTTTGTTCTCCATGACGTTTTAGGCGGCGGAGGTATCGCCAGTTTAAGAAATGATCCGCAAGGGAAATGTTACGCCCAGATTCTATTGCAAACCCCTATTCCTATTCCCTCCACACTAGCGGAGACTCTAAGCTAA
- a CDS encoding acetyl/propionyl/methylcrotonyl-CoA carboxylase subunit alpha produces MKEFSSLLVANRGEIALRIMRTAKELGLRTIAVYSDADKTAPHVKFADDKIHIGGSPVGESYLVIEKIIDAAKISGAEAIHPGYGFLSENSAFSKAVNEAGLVFVGPPEHAIDVMGDKARSKRAMIKANIPCVPGYQGEDQSDERLIDESMAIGFPIMVKAAAGGGGRGMRLVFNDNDLPGAIQLARSEAQNAFGSSELIIEKAVQQPRHVEIQIFADTFGNTIHLGERDCSVQRRHQKIVEESPCPVMTEELRARMGKAAVDAAKAVDYVGAGTVEFLLDSLGNFYFLEMNTRLQVEHPVTELVTGLDLVTLQLNVAAGEPLGITQEEVTLNGHAIEVRLYAEDPENDFLPSTGPVTLWHEPQGKDIRVDSGIQTGSNVSPFYDPMVAKIIAHGETRNQARLRLIKAMKSSALFGLKSNRDFLIDTLSQQKFANGEATTAFIDDVYGEGGYKAAQQEIEILAAVAVLKFTLERNRALAETIDLNQELLNWSSTGKLQSVFSFMRGDETVQSTVTALGSQSYQVEIADELIDVDDVNVDGNCATLNVKGHGFDAVIHEESDGNLNVAIGNTSLLLTNASRNSRTDEGNNSGSVKSPMHGLLLEIAVKSGESVSKGDKLAVLEAMKMQHEIIANIDGVVAEISAIAGNQIAADELLLEIGPIAEE; encoded by the coding sequence ATGAAAGAATTTTCCTCGTTACTCGTCGCCAATCGCGGTGAAATTGCCCTTCGAATTATGCGAACTGCTAAAGAATTGGGTTTACGGACTATCGCTGTTTACTCAGATGCGGACAAAACGGCGCCCCATGTAAAATTTGCAGATGACAAAATTCATATCGGCGGTTCGCCAGTTGGAGAGTCTTATCTGGTCATCGAAAAAATTATCGATGCCGCAAAAATATCCGGCGCTGAAGCCATTCACCCTGGATACGGTTTCCTGTCCGAAAATTCGGCTTTCTCGAAAGCAGTAAATGAAGCTGGCCTGGTATTTGTCGGCCCACCTGAACACGCGATTGATGTAATGGGTGACAAAGCGCGGTCAAAACGAGCAATGATTAAGGCAAATATACCATGTGTTCCGGGGTACCAGGGAGAGGACCAAAGTGACGAGCGCCTAATCGATGAGAGTATGGCCATCGGTTTTCCAATAATGGTTAAGGCCGCAGCGGGCGGCGGGGGCCGTGGTATGCGATTGGTGTTCAACGATAATGACCTGCCTGGAGCGATACAACTAGCTCGATCTGAAGCGCAAAATGCGTTCGGATCCAGTGAACTAATAATTGAAAAAGCCGTACAACAACCACGTCATGTAGAAATACAAATTTTCGCCGACACCTTTGGTAATACAATTCACCTTGGCGAGCGGGATTGCTCAGTGCAACGACGCCATCAAAAGATAGTAGAAGAATCACCCTGCCCCGTGATGACGGAGGAACTACGGGCGAGAATGGGAAAGGCGGCTGTCGACGCGGCAAAGGCAGTAGATTATGTGGGTGCTGGAACCGTTGAGTTTTTGCTCGATTCATTGGGGAATTTCTATTTCCTGGAGATGAATACCCGCTTACAAGTCGAGCATCCGGTAACGGAGCTTGTGACCGGACTAGATCTTGTCACGTTGCAATTAAATGTTGCAGCGGGAGAGCCTCTTGGCATAACCCAGGAAGAAGTAACGCTAAATGGTCATGCCATTGAAGTTCGATTGTATGCGGAGGATCCAGAAAATGACTTCCTGCCGAGTACCGGTCCTGTAACCTTGTGGCATGAGCCGCAAGGAAAAGATATCCGGGTGGATAGCGGTATTCAGACAGGCAGCAACGTCTCACCTTTTTATGATCCAATGGTCGCGAAAATTATCGCCCATGGAGAAACCCGTAACCAGGCTCGGCTGCGTTTGATTAAGGCGATGAAATCCTCTGCGCTATTCGGCCTAAAGTCGAACCGGGATTTCCTTATTGATACATTGTCTCAGCAGAAATTTGCGAATGGCGAAGCAACAACAGCCTTCATTGACGATGTTTATGGTGAAGGCGGTTACAAAGCGGCGCAACAGGAAATCGAAATCCTGGCCGCTGTCGCTGTTTTGAAATTTACTCTCGAACGTAATCGCGCTCTAGCCGAAACAATCGACCTCAATCAGGAATTGCTCAACTGGTCAAGCACAGGCAAACTACAGAGCGTATTTTCATTTATGCGCGGAGATGAAACCGTTCAATCCACTGTGACGGCATTGGGCAGCCAGTCATATCAAGTCGAGATCGCAGATGAATTGATTGATGTTGATGATGTGAATGTGGATGGTAATTGCGCGACACTAAATGTTAAAGGACACGGCTTTGACGCCGTAATTCACGAGGAGTCAGATGGTAATCTTAATGTTGCCATTGGCAACACCTCTCTCCTGCTGACGAACGCGTCAAGAAACTCCAGAACTGATGAAGGCAATAATAGCGGTTCCGTAAAATCTCCAATGCATGGGTTACTGTTGGAGATTGCCGTAAAGTCCGGGGAGAGCGTTTCCAAGGGCGATAAGCTTGCCGTGCTAGAAGCAATGAAAATGCAACATGAAATTATTGCGAATATCGACGGTGTTGTTGCTGAAATATCAGCCATCGCTGGCAATCAGATAGCCGCAGACGAACTTCTATTGGAAATAGGACCTATAGCTGAAGAGTAG
- a CDS encoding enoyl-CoA hydratase-related protein, with protein sequence MKYSDISVHIEEGVARLTVLRPDKLNAMRNETADELSDALDRIEDDRNVRSAILTGSGRAFGAGYDLSTIPTDEAPNLYEVLDRHFNPLIRRMRASRLPIVSSINGPCAGVSVAIALSGDIVIAARSAYLYEPFVGLSLVPDGGNSLILPTIAGRIRASAAILLEDRITAEEAHTWGLFWKIFDDEILAEKATQIALDLATKSHQAIAASKRLINKACETGLDAQLDAERDIQHAMGQRPEMKKQIHDYFHRA encoded by the coding sequence ATGAAATATAGTGACATATCCGTCCATATCGAAGAAGGCGTTGCCCGTCTTACAGTATTGCGTCCCGACAAACTGAATGCGATGCGGAATGAGACAGCCGATGAGTTATCCGACGCACTGGACCGCATTGAAGATGATCGAAATGTTCGGTCCGCCATATTGACTGGTAGTGGCAGAGCATTTGGTGCCGGATATGACCTATCAACAATACCAACCGACGAAGCACCCAATCTTTACGAAGTTCTGGACAGGCATTTTAATCCCCTCATCCGGAGAATGCGGGCCTCCAGATTGCCAATTGTCTCTTCTATAAATGGGCCATGCGCTGGTGTATCAGTCGCTATTGCCCTTTCAGGTGACATCGTTATCGCTGCCCGCTCAGCTTATCTGTACGAGCCGTTCGTCGGTTTAAGTTTGGTGCCGGATGGTGGTAACTCTTTGATTTTACCGACAATCGCAGGACGCATACGTGCATCGGCGGCCATTTTGCTTGAGGATCGAATAACGGCAGAAGAAGCACATACATGGGGCCTCTTTTGGAAAATATTTGATGACGAAATCCTGGCCGAGAAAGCCACTCAAATTGCCCTCGATCTGGCCACCAAATCCCATCAAGCCATTGCCGCTTCCAAGCGCTTGATAAACAAGGCTTGTGAGACGGGTCTGGATGCTCAACTTGATGCGGAAAGGGATATACAACACGCAATGGGACAGAGACCCGAGATGAAAAAGCAAATTCATGACTATTTTCACAGGGCCTGA
- a CDS encoding acyl-CoA carboxylase subunit beta has translation MSIFKSRVNTNSDTYNKNHADSLAAIETLRSLEQRAVTTSNKRRPVFEKRGQIPPHERLSRLLDPGLPFLQLHSLANYLVEDDNPETSIPGANLICGIGFIKGVRCMIWVDDSGIRAGSMTKTTMPTIISLQEIARRQKLPLVHLVESAGADLTTFLVESWAGSGGMFKNLARLSAAGIPTMVVLHGPSTAGGAYMPGMSDYVIGVKENGLAALAGAALVKAATGEVADERQLGGTEMHSTTSGLVEYLAEDDTHGLEIARDIVGRLNWNTRAKPPKRRPFDPPLYDPDELIGVVPKDYKASFDTREVIARLVDGSDFEEFKPRYGAATVCVQTSVMGYPCAMIGNNGPIDPQGATKAAQFFQLCDSANLPIIFLHNTTGYMVGTEYEQAGMIKHGAKMIQAVSNIRVPKISLYISASYGAGNYGMCGYAYEPDFLFSWPNSTSQVMGGEQASKTMGQIITAAAERRGEPVDQELIMREEKRIYDYFTKQESAFYTSGRVLDHGVIDPRDSRNVIGFALETCLEGRNRDLQPNAFGVSRM, from the coding sequence ATGTCTATTTTCAAATCGCGTGTAAACACCAATTCAGATACGTACAACAAGAACCATGCTGACAGTTTGGCTGCAATTGAAACACTGCGCAGCCTGGAACAGCGTGCCGTGACAACCTCTAACAAACGGCGCCCGGTATTTGAAAAAAGGGGGCAAATTCCACCCCATGAACGGTTGTCACGTTTACTGGACCCTGGCCTTCCTTTTTTGCAGCTACATTCTCTGGCGAACTATCTTGTAGAAGACGACAATCCTGAGACAAGTATTCCCGGTGCAAACCTGATTTGCGGGATTGGCTTTATCAAGGGCGTCCGATGTATGATCTGGGTTGATGATAGCGGCATCCGCGCTGGATCCATGACCAAGACGACGATGCCGACTATTATTAGCCTCCAGGAAATAGCGCGGCGGCAGAAACTACCCCTTGTACATCTAGTCGAGAGCGCCGGCGCCGATCTAACAACGTTTCTGGTAGAAAGCTGGGCTGGCTCCGGAGGTATGTTCAAAAATCTTGCGCGACTAAGCGCGGCAGGGATTCCGACCATGGTGGTGCTGCATGGTCCTTCCACAGCAGGTGGCGCGTACATGCCAGGAATGTCAGACTATGTAATAGGTGTGAAGGAAAATGGTTTGGCTGCCCTTGCTGGTGCTGCCCTCGTAAAGGCGGCAACGGGTGAGGTTGCCGACGAGCGACAGCTTGGCGGTACTGAAATGCATTCAACTACTTCTGGTTTGGTGGAATATTTGGCTGAAGATGACACTCACGGTCTTGAGATTGCGCGTGACATTGTTGGTCGCCTTAACTGGAATACTCGTGCAAAGCCACCGAAACGACGCCCATTTGATCCCCCACTATATGATCCTGACGAACTGATCGGAGTGGTGCCAAAGGATTATAAGGCTTCGTTCGATACCAGAGAGGTTATCGCCCGACTGGTCGACGGATCGGATTTTGAAGAATTCAAACCACGCTATGGTGCCGCGACCGTTTGCGTTCAGACAAGTGTCATGGGATATCCATGTGCAATGATCGGAAACAATGGCCCTATTGATCCGCAGGGAGCAACGAAAGCCGCCCAGTTTTTTCAATTGTGTGACTCTGCCAATCTACCCATTATTTTCCTCCACAATACGACAGGGTACATGGTGGGAACCGAATATGAGCAAGCCGGAATGATCAAGCATGGTGCCAAAATGATACAGGCAGTCTCTAACATTAGAGTGCCAAAAATCTCGCTTTACATCAGTGCAAGCTACGGAGCCGGAAATTATGGCATGTGTGGATATGCCTATGAGCCAGACTTCTTATTTTCATGGCCGAACTCAACATCGCAAGTCATGGGTGGAGAACAAGCATCAAAGACAATGGGTCAAATTATCACAGCAGCAGCAGAACGTCGCGGCGAACCTGTCGATCAGGAGTTGATCATGCGAGAAGAGAAACGAATTTATGACTATTTCACCAAACAGGAAAGTGCCTTTTACACATCTGGGCGTGTTCTCGATCATGGTGTAATTGATCCCCGTGACAGTCGCAATGTAATTGGTTTTGCTCTTGAAACCTGCCTTGAAGGCCGTAATCGTGACTTACAGCCGAACGCCTTTGGCGTCTCGAGAATGTGA